A stretch of Geomonas oryzisoli DNA encodes these proteins:
- a CDS encoding THUMP domain-containing class I SAM-dependent RNA methyltransferase: MKQFFFATTAKGVEEALAGELARLGVPEVTTESGGVRFAGGMEAAYRANLWLRTASRVLMTLAEFPCETPEELYRGVRGVSWERFLTPALTLAVDCNLRDSALTHSGFVALKTKDAIVDALRDHFGSRPSVDTKDPDLRVNVRLFKNRCTLSLDLSGEPLDRRGYRLDRHEAPLKENLAAALVELSGWDGSTPLVDPMCGTGTIAIEAALKALRIPPGLNRRFGFQRWQGFDRALWDRIVAEARAGMLEQLPAPVQGTDLSHSAVGMAAQNAKRAGVLQHLVLGQLPMAEITPPPGPGVLILNPPYGKRLGEQEALRPLYKEIGDTLKQRCKGYTAYLFTGNLELAKSVGLKATRRMVLYNGPIECRLLKYEMY; this comes from the coding sequence ATGAAACAGTTTTTTTTCGCCACCACCGCCAAAGGGGTGGAAGAGGCGCTCGCGGGTGAGCTGGCAAGGCTCGGCGTGCCGGAGGTGACCACGGAGAGCGGCGGCGTCCGCTTCGCCGGGGGGATGGAGGCGGCCTACCGCGCCAACCTGTGGCTGCGCACGGCAAGCCGGGTGCTGATGACGCTCGCCGAGTTCCCCTGTGAGACCCCGGAGGAGCTCTACCGCGGCGTGCGGGGCGTCTCCTGGGAGCGCTTTCTCACCCCCGCCCTCACCCTTGCCGTCGACTGCAACCTAAGGGACTCCGCGCTGACCCATTCCGGGTTCGTGGCGCTCAAAACCAAGGACGCCATCGTCGATGCCTTGCGCGACCACTTCGGCAGCCGTCCCAGCGTGGATACCAAAGACCCCGACCTGCGCGTCAACGTGCGCCTGTTCAAGAACCGCTGCACCCTGAGCCTCGACCTGTCCGGAGAACCGCTGGACCGGCGTGGTTATCGCCTGGACCGTCACGAGGCCCCGCTCAAGGAGAACCTGGCGGCGGCGCTGGTGGAGCTCTCCGGCTGGGACGGCAGCACCCCGCTGGTCGATCCCATGTGCGGCACCGGCACCATCGCCATCGAGGCGGCGCTCAAGGCGCTGCGCATCCCCCCCGGGCTCAACCGTCGTTTCGGCTTCCAGCGCTGGCAGGGGTTCGATCGGGCGCTCTGGGACCGCATCGTAGCCGAGGCGCGCGCCGGGATGCTGGAGCAGCTGCCCGCGCCGGTGCAGGGAACCGACCTGTCCCACTCCGCAGTCGGCATGGCCGCACAGAACGCCAAGCGCGCCGGGGTGCTGCAGCACCTCGTGCTCGGGCAGCTCCCCATGGCCGAAATCACCCCGCCCCCGGGACCGGGTGTGCTGATCCTCAACCCGCCCTACGGCAAGAGGCTCGGCGAGCAGGAGGCGCTGCGCCCGCTCTACAAGGAGATCGGCGACACCCTCAAACAACGCTGCAAGGGATACACCGCCTACCTCTTCACCGGGAACCTCGAGCTGGCCAAGTCGGTCGGACTGAAGGCGACCAGGAGAATGGTGCTCTACAACGGCCCCATCGAGTGCCGTCTGCTCAAGTACGAGATGTATTAG
- a CDS encoding Nif3-like dinuclear metal center hexameric protein: MITPRISDLVGITGKIAPIHFAESWDNVGLQLGDPVAPVSRIMVSLDPGRPAVEAAIEARCQLLVTHHPFIFSPLKKITAADETGRLTILALKNDLAIISLHTNLDIAHGGVNDLLAGCLGLQGAQPLKITGGEEYVKMVLFAPRGFEEKLLAALSPFMPLIGNYRDCSYQVEGTGRFTPLAGAKPFVGEVGAGHAEPESRLEFLILKERIGAAVTAMKGAHPYEEPAYDLYPVLNQGPARGLGRIGTLAAPVTAASFAKEVRERLGAAGVRLVGDPERQVKKVAVCGGSGVSLLHDAARKGADILVTGDVKYHEAREAEALGVALLDAGHFATERLMVQGLGAQLKDAIAARRFEAEIVEYQGEQEPFSFW; encoded by the coding sequence ATGATAACTCCAAGAATTTCAGATCTAGTTGGAATAACTGGGAAAATTGCCCCAATTCACTTTGCGGAATCCTGGGACAACGTGGGGCTGCAGTTGGGCGACCCCGTCGCCCCGGTTTCCCGCATCATGGTATCGCTCGATCCCGGCCGTCCCGCCGTGGAGGCGGCCATCGAGGCCCGCTGCCAGCTGCTCGTCACGCATCACCCCTTCATCTTCTCCCCGCTGAAAAAGATCACCGCCGCCGACGAGACCGGCCGCCTTACCATCCTCGCCCTCAAGAACGACCTCGCCATCATCTCACTGCACACCAACCTCGACATCGCCCACGGGGGCGTGAACGACCTTCTGGCCGGCTGCCTCGGCCTCCAGGGCGCGCAGCCGTTGAAGATCACCGGCGGTGAGGAGTACGTAAAGATGGTGCTGTTCGCGCCGCGCGGCTTCGAGGAGAAGCTGCTGGCCGCGCTTTCCCCCTTCATGCCCCTGATCGGCAACTACCGCGACTGTTCCTACCAGGTCGAGGGGACCGGGCGCTTCACCCCGCTCGCCGGGGCGAAGCCGTTCGTGGGAGAAGTCGGGGCGGGGCACGCCGAGCCGGAAAGCCGGCTCGAATTCCTGATCCTCAAAGAGCGCATCGGCGCCGCCGTGACCGCCATGAAGGGGGCGCACCCCTACGAGGAGCCCGCCTACGACCTGTACCCGGTGCTGAACCAGGGGCCAGCGCGCGGGCTGGGGCGCATCGGGACGCTGGCCGCCCCGGTGACGGCCGCAAGCTTCGCGAAGGAAGTGCGGGAGCGTCTCGGCGCCGCCGGCGTGCGTCTGGTGGGCGATCCCGAACGCCAGGTGAAGAAAGTGGCAGTCTGTGGCGGCTCCGGCGTTTCGCTGTTGCACGACGCGGCACGCAAGGGGGCGGATATCCTCGTGACCGGGGACGTGAAATATCACGAGGCGCGCGAGGCCGAGGCCCTTGGCGTGGCGCTTCTCGACGCAGGGCATTTCGCCACCGAGCGCCTGATGGTGCAAGGGCTTGGGGCGCAGTTGAAGGACGCCATCGCGGCGCGCCGTTTCGAGGCTGAGATAGTTGAATACCAAGGAGAGCAGGAGCCTTTCAGCTTCTGGTGA
- a CDS encoding zinc ribbon domain-containing protein, with product MRNKLKALYELQEIDLRIDGLDGEKAQLLSEAQALDAKLADARDKIAARREEVSALEEEKGALEANLASENDNITRSESHLKEIKTQKEYQAVSKEISGAKKLIAELEEQILQKINAIEEITGDIAKREADLVELEGNVATQQAEVQQKVDALEGGIAKDAANREETVKIIPASVMKRYSRLRDQRRGVAVVEAKEGNCMGCNMHLPPQLYNTLFRADDVITCPHCQRILVMKQEVQD from the coding sequence TTGCGTAACAAACTGAAGGCGTTATACGAATTGCAGGAGATCGATCTCAGGATCGACGGTCTGGACGGCGAGAAGGCGCAGCTTTTGAGCGAGGCCCAGGCGCTCGACGCGAAGCTTGCGGATGCCCGTGACAAGATCGCGGCGCGGCGTGAGGAAGTGAGCGCGCTCGAGGAGGAGAAGGGGGCGCTCGAGGCGAACCTCGCTTCCGAGAACGACAACATCACCCGTTCCGAGTCGCATCTCAAGGAGATCAAGACCCAGAAGGAATACCAGGCGGTCTCCAAGGAGATCTCCGGCGCCAAGAAGCTGATCGCTGAGCTGGAGGAGCAGATCCTGCAGAAGATCAACGCCATCGAAGAGATCACCGGCGACATCGCCAAGCGCGAAGCCGATCTCGTCGAACTGGAAGGCAACGTCGCGACTCAGCAGGCCGAGGTGCAGCAGAAGGTTGACGCGCTGGAGGGGGGCATTGCCAAGGATGCCGCCAACCGCGAAGAGACCGTGAAGATCATCCCGGCATCCGTGATGAAGCGCTACAGCAGGCTGCGCGACCAGAGAAGGGGTGTCGCCGTTGTCGAGGCAAAGGAAGGGAACTGCATGGGGTGCAACATGCACCTGCCGCCGCAGCTCTACAACACCCTGTTCCGCGCGGACGACGTGATCACCTGCCCGCACTGCCAGCGCATCCTGGTCATGAAGCAGGAAGTGCAGGACTAA
- the mraZ gene encoding division/cell wall cluster transcriptional repressor MraZ: MFRGKFDTTIDAKGRTSIPAKFREVLVDSFGDERFFLTKSIPMRLGGEQMDYGLVIYPHSEFLALEERLKDGGDLGFSVDQLAALRRIVLVPAVECTADKLGRILVPPDLRKTAQLERELHFVGMQKKIDIYSQSVWAKVCAQDEQNFPLDAPGLTALGL, encoded by the coding sequence ATGTTTAGAGGGAAGTTCGACACGACCATCGACGCCAAGGGGCGCACCAGCATTCCCGCGAAATTCCGCGAGGTTCTGGTCGACAGCTTCGGCGACGAGCGCTTCTTCCTCACCAAGAGCATTCCGATGCGACTGGGGGGGGAGCAGATGGACTACGGTCTCGTCATCTATCCCCACAGCGAATTCCTGGCCCTCGAGGAAAGACTCAAGGACGGTGGCGACCTCGGCTTCTCCGTCGATCAGCTGGCCGCGTTGCGCCGCATCGTGCTGGTCCCCGCGGTGGAATGCACCGCCGACAAGCTGGGCCGCATCCTGGTCCCGCCCGACCTGAGAAAGACCGCGCAGCTGGAGCGCGAGCTCCACTTCGTGGGCATGCAGAAAAAAATCGACATCTACAGCCAGTCCGTCTGGGCCAAGGTCTGCGCCCAGGACGAGCAGAACTTCCCGCTCGACGCGCCGGGTCTCACGGCGTTGGGGCTGTAG
- the rsmH gene encoding 16S rRNA (cytosine(1402)-N(4))-methyltransferase RsmH yields MADFHHISVLPDEVLELIAPKSGGIYVDGTLGGAGHAGLILQASAPDGQLIGFDRDAEAIAVARERLAPFGDRVRIFQRNFSSIAATLAEAGVAAIDGFVLDLGVSSHQLDKEERGFSFQADAPLDMRMDRSSGPSAADLVNTLSEAELHRIITEYGEERWAKRVASFIVKAREESPIETTMQLVDIIKGAIPKAKWEERLHPATRTFQALRIAVNEELKSLEDGLADLLKLLKPGGRGAVISFHSLEDRIVKEAFRDAAAGCTCPKELPICVCKRVPQYKVLTKKAVKAGDEELNANPRSRSARLRGIEKI; encoded by the coding sequence ATGGCGGATTTCCATCACATATCGGTACTCCCGGACGAGGTCCTCGAGCTCATCGCCCCGAAGTCGGGCGGCATCTACGTGGACGGCACCCTGGGAGGCGCCGGGCACGCCGGCCTCATCCTCCAGGCGAGCGCGCCGGACGGCCAGCTGATCGGTTTCGACCGCGATGCCGAGGCGATAGCGGTGGCCCGGGAAAGACTCGCCCCCTTCGGCGACCGGGTCCGGATCTTCCAGAGGAACTTCTCCTCCATCGCGGCGACGCTCGCCGAGGCGGGGGTGGCCGCGATCGACGGCTTCGTCCTCGACCTCGGGGTCTCCAGCCACCAGCTGGACAAGGAAGAGCGGGGCTTCAGCTTCCAGGCCGACGCGCCCCTGGACATGCGCATGGACCGAAGCTCCGGCCCGAGTGCCGCCGACCTGGTGAACACGCTGTCCGAAGCCGAGCTGCACCGCATCATCACCGAGTACGGCGAGGAGCGCTGGGCCAAGAGGGTCGCCTCCTTCATCGTGAAGGCCAGGGAAGAGAGCCCCATCGAGACCACCATGCAACTGGTGGACATCATCAAGGGGGCGATACCCAAGGCAAAGTGGGAGGAGCGGCTGCACCCGGCGACGAGGACCTTCCAGGCCCTGCGCATCGCGGTCAACGAGGAGCTGAAGAGCCTGGAGGACGGGCTTGCCGACCTGCTGAAACTCCTGAAACCCGGTGGACGCGGCGCGGTGATCTCCTTCCACTCGCTGGAGGACCGCATCGTCAAGGAGGCCTTTCGCGACGCCGCTGCCGGCTGCACCTGTCCGAAAGAGCTCCCGATCTGCGTCTGCAAGCGGGTACCGCAGTACAAGGTGCTCACCAAGAAGGCGGTCAAGGCCGGGGATGAGGAACTGAACGCGAACCCGCGCTCCCGCAGCGCACGCCTTAGAGGCATCGAGAAGATTTAA
- the ftsL gene encoding cell division protein FtsL: MAQSKVAYGKVAAPARPGAVVRENWISFRYLTGVMVLLTLVSIFHVWSRVEVIDLNLRIGEANRQFRDQQQENKRLKVEVASLKAPARIEALAKGELGMALPTDQQVVLVK; encoded by the coding sequence ATGGCACAGAGCAAAGTTGCCTACGGAAAGGTCGCCGCACCGGCACGCCCGGGAGCGGTAGTAAGAGAAAACTGGATCAGCTTCCGGTACCTGACGGGGGTCATGGTCCTGCTTACGCTGGTTTCCATCTTTCACGTCTGGTCCCGGGTCGAGGTGATCGACCTGAACCTGAGGATCGGCGAGGCGAACCGGCAGTTCCGGGACCAGCAGCAGGAGAACAAGCGCCTCAAGGTGGAGGTGGCGTCCTTGAAGGCGCCGGCCCGCATCGAGGCGCTGGCCAAGGGTGAGCTCGGCATGGCGCTCCCCACCGACCAGCAGGTGGTCCTGGTCAAGTGA
- a CDS encoding penicillin-binding protein has product MIDKWEKWARVRMRFVALLFVGFFIAATGRAFYLQVLDNDKLVKIAEKQHQKSIPLTPSRGGIYDRNNAPFAVSIEMDSCYAETRNMENISEAATQLAPALGYSREELEAKLKGAKNFVWLARRMPPEQAKKVKALDLEGVGFVKESRRFYPNSQVAAHVIGFTGVDPSGLEGVEKKYDNIILGNTGYLVTERDALGRDIALKKGSEGKAGSKGSNVVLTLDKNIQYIAEKELTKTIEKNGAKAGIAIVMEPDTGRVLAMANYPSFNPNNVKELTPGAVRNRAIADSFEPGSTFKIFLVAAALEAGVIRPGDSFNCENGSCNMYGRTIHDTHKYGALTVPQVLKYSSNIGAAKIGQRLGSQRLFTALTGFGFGEKSSIDLPGEVSGMLRPQEKWYGIDLATISFGQGVTATALQLTAAVSAVANGGNLMKPYLVDRIVDDEGVVLQQYGPQVKRRVISPETAKTVAHMLEGVVAEGGTGTGAAVDGYRVAGKTGTAQKVEGRSYSASKRIGSFIGFVPVDKPRLAIMVMVDEPTANVYGGVVAAPAFSAIAQQTLCYLNVPPDKNIKKKAAPVPEKVTPQAEQAVVEGVTVEGADAGAMPNFRGMSMRQVLRVMEQRGLNVKLQGSGRAVEQNPPPGARITTQDQVWVRFVPSA; this is encoded by the coding sequence GTGATAGACAAGTGGGAGAAATGGGCCAGGGTCCGCATGCGCTTCGTGGCTCTGCTCTTCGTGGGATTCTTCATAGCGGCAACCGGACGCGCCTTCTACCTGCAGGTGCTTGACAACGACAAGCTGGTGAAGATCGCCGAGAAGCAGCACCAGAAGAGCATTCCGCTGACACCGAGCCGCGGCGGGATCTACGACCGCAACAACGCGCCCTTTGCCGTCTCCATCGAGATGGACTCCTGCTACGCCGAGACCAGGAACATGGAGAACATCTCCGAGGCGGCGACGCAACTGGCCCCGGCGCTGGGGTACTCCAGGGAGGAACTCGAGGCGAAGCTCAAGGGGGCGAAGAACTTCGTCTGGCTGGCCCGCAGGATGCCCCCCGAGCAGGCCAAGAAGGTGAAGGCGCTCGACCTCGAGGGGGTCGGCTTCGTCAAGGAAAGCCGCCGCTTCTACCCGAACTCGCAGGTGGCGGCCCACGTAATAGGCTTCACCGGGGTCGACCCGAGCGGCCTGGAAGGGGTCGAGAAGAAGTACGACAACATCATCCTCGGCAACACCGGCTACCTGGTGACCGAGCGCGACGCCCTCGGGCGCGACATCGCCCTCAAGAAGGGGAGCGAGGGCAAGGCGGGCTCCAAGGGGAGCAACGTCGTCCTCACCCTGGACAAGAACATCCAGTACATAGCGGAGAAGGAGCTCACCAAGACCATCGAGAAAAACGGCGCCAAGGCCGGCATCGCGATCGTCATGGAGCCCGACACGGGGCGGGTGCTGGCCATGGCCAACTACCCCTCTTTCAATCCGAACAACGTGAAGGAACTGACCCCGGGGGCGGTCAGGAACCGCGCCATCGCCGACAGCTTCGAGCCCGGCTCCACCTTTAAGATCTTCCTGGTGGCGGCGGCACTGGAGGCGGGGGTGATCCGCCCCGGCGACAGCTTCAACTGCGAGAACGGCTCCTGCAACATGTACGGCAGGACCATCCACGACACGCACAAGTACGGTGCGCTGACCGTGCCGCAGGTTCTCAAGTACTCGAGCAACATCGGAGCCGCCAAGATCGGCCAGAGGCTCGGCTCCCAGCGCCTGTTCACGGCGCTGACCGGGTTCGGTTTCGGGGAGAAAAGCAGCATCGACCTCCCCGGCGAGGTTTCCGGGATGCTTCGCCCGCAGGAGAAATGGTACGGCATCGACCTCGCCACCATCTCCTTCGGCCAGGGGGTGACCGCCACCGCCCTGCAGCTCACCGCCGCTGTTTCCGCGGTCGCCAACGGCGGCAACCTGATGAAGCCCTACCTGGTGGACCGGATCGTGGACGACGAGGGGGTCGTCCTGCAGCAGTACGGGCCGCAGGTAAAGAGAAGGGTGATTTCGCCGGAGACGGCCAAGACGGTGGCCCACATGCTGGAAGGGGTCGTGGCCGAAGGGGGGACCGGCACCGGGGCCGCGGTCGACGGCTACCGGGTCGCGGGCAAAACCGGCACCGCCCAGAAGGTCGAGGGGCGCAGCTACTCGGCCAGCAAGCGCATCGGATCCTTCATCGGGTTCGTGCCGGTCGACAAGCCGAGGCTGGCCATCATGGTGATGGTCGACGAGCCGACCGCCAACGTGTACGGCGGCGTGGTCGCGGCACCGGCCTTCAGTGCCATCGCACAGCAGACCCTTTGCTACCTGAACGTCCCGCCGGACAAGAACATCAAGAAGAAGGCGGCACCGGTTCCCGAGAAGGTCACCCCGCAGGCCGAGCAGGCGGTGGTCGAGGGGGTAACGGTGGAAGGGGCGGACGCCGGCGCCATGCCCAACTTCCGCGGCATGAGCATGAGGCAGGTGCTGCGGGTCATGGAGCAGCGTGGGCTCAACGTCAAGTTGCAGGGAAGCGGGAGGGCGGTGGAGCAGAACCCGCCACCGGGAGCACGCATCACCACGCAGGACCAGGTCTGGGTACGCTTCGTGCCGTCGGCCTGA
- a CDS encoding UDP-N-acetylmuramoyl-L-alanyl-D-glutamate--2,6-diaminopimelate ligase, with protein MKLRQLLACVPGAKVTGDDAIEIGSLCYDSRQATPGSLFFALRGVKSDGTEFVASAVKGGAVAIIADRPCAVAGVTCVEVPDARRAMSLMAAVFYGTPTGDIPLVGITGTNGKTTTTYLIEGIMAEAGIPAAVLGTISYRFGDTNIPAPNTTPESVDLQRILRDLVDQGAKGAVMEVSSHSLEQRRADGCIFDVAIFTNLTRDHLDYHLDMESYYQSKLRLFTDLLTPNVHKPLRRAVINLDDPYGARIAADSAAPVLTYAVNGPADLSVAEVKFSVHGISCRLNSPVGEININSDLLGRFNLYNIMGAVGAGLALGISKEAIEAGIEGHKKVPGRLERVPNDQGIIVLVDYAHTGDALENVLSTIAELKTDRIITIFGCGGDRDKGKRPVMGEIAARYSDLAIVTSDNPRTEDPQAILADVRAGIPAGLKEYALEELEGGLREKGFATIESRRTAVRAAVLAARPGDIVLLAGKGHEDYQIVGTEKFHFDDREEAAAALKLRA; from the coding sequence ATGAAACTGAGACAACTGCTGGCTTGTGTCCCGGGCGCCAAGGTCACCGGGGACGACGCCATCGAGATAGGGTCGCTCTGCTACGACTCGCGGCAGGCGACGCCAGGCTCGCTCTTCTTCGCCCTGCGCGGGGTTAAGAGCGACGGAACGGAATTCGTGGCATCCGCTGTAAAGGGGGGGGCGGTCGCAATTATTGCGGACCGCCCCTGCGCCGTTGCCGGGGTCACCTGCGTCGAGGTCCCGGACGCGCGCCGCGCCATGAGCCTCATGGCCGCCGTCTTCTACGGCACCCCCACCGGGGACATCCCGCTGGTCGGCATCACCGGCACCAACGGCAAGACCACCACGACCTACCTCATTGAGGGGATCATGGCCGAGGCCGGCATCCCGGCCGCGGTGCTGGGGACCATCAGCTACCGCTTCGGCGACACCAACATCCCGGCCCCCAACACGACGCCGGAATCGGTGGATCTGCAGCGCATCTTGAGGGATCTCGTGGACCAGGGGGCTAAGGGCGCGGTAATGGAAGTCTCCTCGCACTCCCTGGAACAGCGCCGTGCCGACGGCTGCATCTTCGACGTGGCCATCTTCACCAACCTGACCCGCGACCACCTCGATTACCACCTCGACATGGAGTCCTACTACCAGAGCAAGCTCCGGCTCTTCACCGACCTGTTGACCCCGAACGTGCACAAGCCGCTTCGGCGTGCGGTGATAAACCTGGACGACCCGTACGGGGCGAGGATCGCGGCCGACTCGGCAGCGCCGGTGTTGACCTACGCGGTGAACGGCCCGGCCGATCTGAGCGTCGCCGAGGTGAAGTTCTCGGTGCACGGCATCAGCTGCCGTCTCAACTCGCCGGTGGGGGAGATCAACATCAACTCCGACCTCCTGGGCCGCTTCAACCTGTACAACATCATGGGTGCCGTGGGGGCGGGGCTTGCGCTTGGCATCTCCAAGGAGGCCATCGAGGCCGGCATCGAGGGGCACAAGAAGGTGCCGGGGCGCCTGGAGCGGGTCCCCAACGACCAGGGGATCATCGTGCTGGTCGACTACGCCCATACCGGCGATGCCCTGGAGAACGTCCTTTCCACCATAGCCGAGCTGAAGACCGACCGGATCATCACCATATTCGGCTGCGGCGGCGACCGCGACAAGGGTAAGCGCCCGGTGATGGGCGAGATCGCCGCCCGTTACAGCGACCTCGCCATCGTCACCTCGGACAACCCGCGCACCGAGGATCCGCAGGCCATCCTGGCGGATGTCCGGGCGGGCATCCCGGCGGGTCTGAAGGAGTACGCACTGGAGGAGCTGGAGGGGGGGCTGCGCGAGAAGGGCTTCGCCACCATCGAGTCCCGGCGCACCGCGGTGCGCGCCGCCGTACTGGCCGCCCGCCCGGGTGACATCGTCCTTCTGGCCGGCAAGGGGCACGAGGATTACCAGATCGTCGGCACGGAGAAGTTCCACTTCGACGACCGTGAAGAAGCTGCCGCCGCGCTGAAACTGAGGGCGTAA
- a CDS encoding UDP-N-acetylmuramoyl-tripeptide--D-alanyl-D-alanine ligase produces the protein MAMFTLKEIAEATGGRIIGEAQTVVSGVSTDSRQVAPGELFVPLVGERFDGHDFIETAAGRGVTAFLMAESWHAEHGVPAGACAVTVKDTLRALGDLAAWHRRRFDLKVVAVTGSNGKTTTKEMLAGILAQTGPGLKTEGNLNNLIGLPLTLFRLTGRERWAVVEIGMSEFGEIDRLAEIAEPQVGIITNAFPAHLETLGSVEGVARAKGELFLRLKEGAVAVYNVDDPLISACPTHLHVTRLTFGLRGAEVSSASVKSLGKLGESFTLRLPDGEEQVALRAYGRHNIYNALAAAAAAHALGVPGAVIRQGLEEFTPYDKRFQLEEVAGITLIDDSYNANPASMAAALTTLHEVADGARTAAVLGDMLELGLGTEEAHRELGKKAAGTVERLYLLGELAAEIEQGALEAGLPAERIVRAASHEALAGELIAWLQPGDCVLFKGSRGMKMDKVATAVKEALAPTKQGGHD, from the coding sequence ATGGCGATGTTCACGCTGAAAGAAATAGCCGAGGCAACCGGCGGCAGAATCATCGGGGAGGCGCAGACCGTGGTGTCGGGCGTATCCACCGACTCGCGCCAGGTCGCCCCGGGAGAGCTGTTCGTACCGCTCGTCGGAGAGCGCTTCGACGGCCATGACTTCATAGAAACGGCGGCAGGTCGCGGGGTGACCGCGTTCCTCATGGCCGAGAGCTGGCACGCGGAACACGGGGTGCCGGCCGGTGCCTGCGCCGTGACGGTCAAGGATACCTTGCGCGCCCTGGGCGATCTGGCTGCCTGGCATCGCCGCCGCTTCGACCTCAAGGTAGTCGCGGTCACCGGCAGTAACGGCAAGACCACCACCAAGGAGATGCTGGCAGGCATCCTGGCCCAGACCGGCCCGGGCTTGAAGACCGAGGGGAACCTCAACAACCTGATCGGCCTGCCGCTCACCCTGTTCCGTTTGACCGGCCGCGAGCGCTGGGCGGTGGTCGAGATCGGCATGAGCGAGTTCGGCGAGATCGATCGCCTGGCCGAGATCGCCGAGCCGCAGGTGGGTATCATCACCAACGCCTTTCCTGCGCACCTGGAAACACTGGGGAGCGTGGAGGGGGTGGCGCGCGCCAAGGGGGAGCTGTTCCTGCGCCTGAAAGAGGGGGCGGTGGCGGTCTACAACGTGGACGATCCACTCATCTCCGCCTGCCCGACCCACTTGCACGTGACCCGGCTCACCTTCGGCCTGCGCGGCGCCGAGGTTTCCTCCGCCTCGGTAAAGAGCCTGGGCAAACTGGGTGAGAGCTTCACCTTGAGGCTTCCCGACGGCGAGGAGCAGGTAGCGCTGAGGGCCTACGGTCGGCACAACATCTACAACGCGCTGGCCGCGGCGGCCGCGGCGCACGCCCTGGGCGTACCCGGAGCCGTGATCCGCCAGGGGCTCGAGGAGTTCACCCCCTACGACAAGCGCTTCCAGCTCGAAGAGGTGGCGGGAATAACCCTCATCGACGACAGCTACAACGCGAACCCCGCCTCCATGGCGGCCGCCCTCACCACCTTGCACGAGGTGGCGGACGGGGCGAGAACCGCGGCGGTCCTGGGCGACATGCTGGAACTGGGCCTGGGGACCGAGGAGGCGCACCGGGAGCTTGGGAAAAAGGCCGCCGGCACCGTCGAACGTCTGTACCTTTTGGGCGAGCTGGCCGCGGAGATCGAGCAAGGTGCGCTCGAGGCGGGACTCCCCGCCGAGCGGATCGTGCGCGCGGCAAGCCACGAAGCGCTGGCCGGCGAGCTGATCGCCTGGCTTCAGCCAGGCGACTGCGTCCTCTTCAAGGGGTCGCGCGGTATGAAGATGGACAAGGTGGCGACGGCGGTAAAAGAGGCGCTGGCACCCACGAAACAAGGGGGGCATGACTGA